A genomic window from Cupriavidus metallidurans CH34 includes:
- a CDS encoding DUF2950 domain-containing protein: protein MLALTRILRMAITATAVPLMLMLGLVPAAHAQKSFATPEAAMNAFGDAVTTSNDTAIDTMFGNQARRLIPPLGAEIRYKFLSAWSQSHSIQKQDDNTARIAVGNDGWTMPIPLVRRNGQWQFDTQAGLTEIRLRRIGRNELSTIQTMLAVYDAQREYASTDHVGDGMMVYAAHLVSSPGKRDGLYWPTSAGEPESPLGSAFLRAVGRNASAEGYNGYRYKLLTSQGPAAPGGQYNYLVNGRLFGGFAVLAWPVKYGETGIKSFIVNHEGQVYERDLGKNTSARADGIQSFDPVPGWSKVSATAP from the coding sequence ATGCTCGCTTTGACCCGTATCTTGCGAATGGCCATCACGGCCACCGCGGTGCCGCTCATGCTGATGCTCGGCCTGGTGCCGGCCGCGCATGCGCAAAAGTCGTTCGCCACTCCCGAGGCCGCGATGAACGCGTTTGGCGATGCGGTCACCACGAGCAACGACACCGCCATCGACACCATGTTCGGGAATCAGGCACGCCGGCTGATCCCGCCACTGGGGGCCGAGATTCGCTACAAGTTCCTGTCCGCCTGGAGCCAGTCGCACTCGATCCAGAAGCAGGACGACAACACTGCCCGCATCGCCGTCGGCAATGATGGCTGGACGATGCCCATCCCGCTGGTCAGGCGCAACGGACAGTGGCAGTTCGATACGCAAGCCGGCTTGACCGAAATCCGCTTGCGCCGGATCGGCCGTAACGAGTTGTCGACGATCCAGACCATGCTGGCGGTCTACGATGCGCAGCGCGAGTACGCGAGCACCGATCATGTGGGCGATGGAATGATGGTCTACGCCGCGCATCTGGTCAGTTCGCCTGGCAAGCGTGATGGCCTGTATTGGCCGACGTCGGCCGGCGAGCCCGAGAGCCCGCTGGGGTCAGCCTTTCTGCGCGCCGTGGGCCGCAATGCCAGTGCAGAGGGCTATAACGGATACCGATACAAGCTGCTGACGTCACAGGGGCCTGCGGCACCGGGCGGACAGTACAACTACCTCGTGAATGGCCGGTTGTTTGGCGGGTTCGCGGTACTGGCGTGGCCTGTCAAGTATGGCGAGACCGGCATCAAGAGCTTCATCGTCAATCACGAAGGGCAGGTCTACGAACGCGATCTGGGCAAGAACACGAGCGCGCGCGCCGATGGCATCCAGTCATTCGATCCAGTGCCGGGCTGGAGCAAGGTATCC